The window GAACGGCGCCTACGGGCACCCCGGCGCCTGGGGAGGAAAGACCTCTCCCCTCAACCTCCAGGTCCAGAAGAACTGGTTCGACGCCGTCTGCCAGGTGGCCCGGGAACGCGGCATGTCCGGCCTGTACTGGTGGAAGCTCGACTTCCACCAGGACCCGGCGGCGGCCGACCCGCAGAACGACTCCCACGACTCCTTCCTGGGCCGTCCCGCCGAGGAATCGGTCACCACCTGCTTCCGGCAGTGGTCGGGCCTCAACTGAGCCGCCGCGCGCCGCGCCTTGCCGCCCCTGTCTGCCCTTCCCCTCTCCCTTTTCGCTCCATAGGAACAACTCAGCACATGAACGAAGCGATCCTTCTGGTCGGCGGCAAGGGCACCCGGCTCCAGCCGCTCACCCTGAGCCGGCCGAAGCCGATGGTGTCCGTCGCCGGTGTCCCGTTCCTGGCCCATCTCGTGGCCCGGGCCCGCGCGGCCGGCATCGAGCGCCTCGTCATGGCCACCTCCTACCTCCCCGAGACGTTCGGCGCGTACTTCGGCGACGGTTCCCGCTTCGGCCTGCAGCTCGAATACGTCACCGAGACCGAGCCCCTGGGCACCGGCGGCGCGATCCGCAACGCGGCGCGGCTGCTCACCGGCGGCCCGGACAGCCCGGTGGCGGTGCTCAACGGCGACATCCTGAGCGGCACGGACATCTCCCTGCTCGTCGGGCGGCACCGGGCGGCGGACGCCGACGTGACGCTGCACCTCACCCGCGTGGACGACCCGCGCGCCTACGGTCTGGTCCCGACCGACCCCGACGGCCGGGTCCTGCGCTTCCTGGAGAAGCCCACCACCACGGCCGACATCGTCACCGACCAGATCAACGCCGGCTGCTACGTCTTCCGCCGCTCCGTCATCGACTCCATCCCCGCCGGGCGGCCCGTCTCCGTCGAGCGCGAGACGTTCCCCGGCCTGCTGGCCGCGGACGCCCGGGTCCTCGGGGTCACCGACGACGCGTACTGGCTGGACCTGGGCACGCCCGCGGCCCTCGTACGCGGCTCCGCCGACCTCGTCCTCGGCAAGGTCGCCTCGCCCGCCCTGCCCGGCCCCTGCGGTGAGGCCCTGCTGCTCGAAGGGTGCCGGGTCGCCGCGGACGCAACGGTCTCCGGCGGCAGCACCATCGGTGCCGGCGCCGTCGTGCACGGCGGCGCGCACGTCAGCGGCAGCGTCCTGCTCGAAGGCGCCGTCGTGGAGGCCGGAGCGGTCGTGCGCGACAGCGTCATCGGAGCCGGAGCCGTCATCGGCGCGGGCACGGTGCTGGACTGCGCGGTCATCGGCGACCGGGCCCGCGTCGGCAGCGGCAACGAGCTGACGACCGGCCTGCGCCTGTGGAACGACGCCGTCCTCGCCCCGGACTCGGTCCGCTTCTCCCCGGACCCCCGGTCCTCGATGCCCGCCCGGAGCGGAGTGCGCCATGCAGCAGCCCTTTGACGGCCGCGCGCCGGACGAAACGTTCCAGCTGCGCGTCGTGCAGCAGCCTCACCGCTACGCCGACAACGAGTGGACCCGCCACGAGGCCCCGCAGCCCCCGGTCGCGGAGTGGTTCGACGATCAGTACGTCGAGCCCGCCGCGGTCCCCGCCGGACAGGCCGTACGTACGGCCCCCGCACCCGCCTCCGCCCCGGCGGCCGTCCCCGCTCCCGGCGCCGCTCCCGCTCCCGCGCGTCGCTTCGCCGCGGTCGACGGACTGCGCGGCATCGCCATCATCTCGATCCTGCTGTACCACACGAGCTGGTTCGCCAACGGGCTCTTCGGCGTCGACGCCTTCTTCGTCCTCTCCGGCTTCCTGGTCACCCTGCTCCTCGTGCGCGAGGTGGAGCACTCCGGCCGCATCCGCCTCTTGCGCTTCTACAAGCGGCGCTTCAAGCGGCTGATCCCCGGCCTCCTGGTGGTCCTCACCGCCGTGGTCGCGCTGACCTACCTGCTGGGCACCCTGCGGGAGGCGAAGACCGTCTCCCAGCAGGCGATCACCTCCCTGCTGCAGTACGCCAACTGGGCCCAGCTCGCGAACGGCAGCGCCTACTGGGAGGGCAACGGCACGATCGACCCGCTCGCCGCCATGTGGTCGTTGAGCGTCACCGAACAGTTCTACGTCGTCTGGCCGCTCGTGCTGGCCGCCCTCTTCCTCGTCTGCCGCCGCCGCATCGCGGCCGTGACCGTGCTCGTCGTCCTGCTCTTCGCCGGCTCCGCGGCCGTCGCCCCCCTGCTCTTCACCGGGACGAACACCGACGCGCTGTACCTGAGCACCCACTCCCGGGCCGTCGCCTTCATGGCGGGCGCCGCCGCCGCGTGCATCGTCCACCTCGTCCACCGCAGGGCCGGGCAGCGCAGGAGCGCGGCGGACGCACCCGGTGCTCCCGGCGCCTTTGCCCCGTCCGGCGTGCCCACCGCGCTCCTGACCGCGACCGGCATCCTCGCCCTGGTCGCGATCATCGCCCTGAGCGTCCTGGTCGACAGCTACCACAAGCCCTGGCTGTACCAGGGCGGACTGGCCGTCGTCGCCGCCCTGATCGCCCTGCTCGCGTCCGTGCTCTGCACGGACCGGGGACCCCTGGTCAAGCTGCTCTCCGGGAAGATCATCACCGAGATCGGCCAGCTCTCGTACAGCATCTACCTGCTGCACCTGCCGATCTACTGGCTGCTCCAGAAGGGCCAGCCCGACGTCAAGCCCTGGGCCCTGCTGATCGTGGGCGGCGGCCTGACCTGGTTCCTCTCCCTGCTGCTGCACTACGTCGTCACCGAACGCCTGCGGCTGCGCGACTGGCAGCCGCTGCGCGCCGTCCCCCTCCTCGCCGTCACCTGCCTGGCCGTCACCGCCGGCGCGTACTACCTGCCGGCCGTCACCGAGCAGGGCATGCGCCCCGACGGCAAGCCGCTCGTCATCACGGCCGGCGACTCGCTCGCCAACGACCTCGCCACCGCGCTGAGCCGCAACGGCAAGGGCTTCGCGGTCGTCGACGGCGGTGTCGCGGGCTGCGGCCTCATGGGCGCGGAGCGGGTGAAGGACCGCCAGAACCTCGTCGTCAAGAACTCCGACGAATGCCGCAGGTCCGTCGACACCTGGGCCGGCCTGCTCAGGGAGCACCAGCCGCAGAGCGTGGTCGTCCACGTCGGCTGGGACGCGACCCTGCAGGACATCGAGGGCGACGGTGTCTGGATGTCCCCCTGCGACGCGGGCTTCCGCAGCCGCTACACCGAGCGCCTCAAGGCGGCGGTCGACCAGTGGCGCGAGGCGGGTCCCGACGTCTCGATCCTGTTGATGAACGAGCGCACCGGAACCGGCGCCACCACCCCCGAGTGGGCGCGCTGCTTCAACGCCGTGGTGGGCCAGTACGTCGCCCGCGCCAACCTGCCGCAGCTCAAGCTGGTGGACTTCGCCGGATACCTGTGCCCCGAGGGCGCCTGCCGCCAGCAGACGCCGCGCGGCAAGCGGATGTACCCCAAGGGCGACGACGTCCACCTGACGCGCGACGGCATGGCGTACATCACCCCGTGGCTGGAGGAGGAGCTGCGCAAGGCCGCCGGCGGGGAGGCGAAGTCGTCCTGACGCCCCCTCAACATTCGCTGGTCCAGCCCGTACCGTGGCGGGTCCCACGTCTCGGAGGTGCCAGAAACCATGCGGATCGCCACGACCATCTTCCTCACCGACCGCACCATCTCCCCCGTCCGGCTGGCCCACAGTCTCGAGGAGCGCGGCTTCTCCGGCCTCTACCTCCCCGAGCACACCCACATCCCGGTCACCCGTGACACCGCCGCCCCCATGGGCGGCGAACTCCCCGAGATGTACGGGCGCACCCTCGATCCCTTCGTCGCGCTCGGCCAGGCCGCCGCCGTCACCGAGCGGCTCCACCTCGGCACCGGCATCACCCTGGTGGCCCAGCACGACCCGATCGGCCTCGCGAAGCAGGTGGCCACCCTGGACCACCTCTCCCACGGCCGTTTCACCCTGGGCATCGGCTACGGCTGGAACGTCGAGGAGGCCGCCGACCACGGCGTCGAGTGGCGCACCCGCCGCGACCTGGTCCGCGACCGGATGGCGCTGATGCGCGCCCTGTGGTCCCCCGAGCCCACCGCGCACGTGGGCCAGTACTGCTCCGTCCAGGCCAGCACCGCCTACCCCAAGCCGGTCCAGGCCCCGCGCGAACTCGGCCCCGGAGCGCCCCTGCACGGCCCGCGCACCATGATCGGCGGCGCGGCGGGGCCCAAGCTCTTCGCCGCCATCGCCGACCACGCCGACGGCTGGCTCCCCATCGGCGGTGGCGGCCTCACCGAGTCCCTGCCGGTGCTGCGCCAGGTGTGGGAGACCGCCGGGCGCGACCCGAAGTCCCTCCAGGTGGTTCCGTACGCCGTCCAGCCCAGCCCGGGCAAGATGAGCCACTACGCCGACCTCGGCATCGAGGAGGTCGTCCTCCAGCTCCCCTCGGCCCCGAAGCCGGAGGTCCTGCGCACCCTGGACCAGTTCGCCCAGTACCTCTGACCGGGCGTGCGGCTGCACGGCGGGCCGGGCGGGCGAGGCGCGCCCCGCGGCGGGTGCAGCCGAAACGCTGAGTGAACACGCGTGCGCGGGTCCGAGTCTGGCCGAAAGATGCGGTCATGGTGCCAACATCCCGCCTGACCTGGGCCGTTCACCACCAAGCGGACCCGCACAAACCCATTGCACGGGTCCACTCCCTGGACAGCGGGAATCACGGTGCGTGAACATTCCTGTCGAGGAGGTGACGACTCCCGACGTGCACCCCGAGTTACAGAGGGTGACCGCCATTGGGGTGAAACACCGTTTCCCGTGAACTCTCCGTGATGTTGAGCCGGTCGCGTGCCGTCCATCAGGCGCGACGATCGAGAATCTTAGGAGAGTGTCATGCGTATTCGCTCTGCCCTGACGGCGTCTGTCCTGGCTGCCGGCATCCTGCTGGGCGGCGCCGGTGCGGCCCTGGCCAACGACGGTGTCGACATCGACTACTTCTCCGGCGGCCACAAGGCCTTCGCGTCGAACTGCTCCTCCTTCGCCGGTGTCCCGGCGAAGATCGGCCCCCTGTACGCCGCGAACTGCGAGACCGAGGGCGAGAAGGAGTGGGCCGAGTACCACCACCTGGGCGCCTGACGACCGGCACTCGCCGGCCGGGACCCTGTCAGAAGGGCCCCGGCCGGCGAGTCGGCCGTCCGGACCACTGCTTGCTCGGGTCAAGGGGGGCAGGGGTCGGGCAGGCGAGGCCGTCTTCGGCGCTCGCGCGGGGCGAGGCGGCCGGGGCCGTTCAGCATGATCGATCCTAGGCAAGGACCTCTTGCCCGCGGAAACCCATTCCGCCCAGGTGAACTGCCAGTTGGCTGATAATCGCCCCCGCCCGAACGATGGGGAGGGCCGTCGGCACCCTCGTCCGTAGGCTGCCGGGCATGATCGATTCACGCATGCACGTCCGCGTCGCCCGCCCCTCCCTCGACCTGGCGGCCGCCGAGCGGTTCTACGTCGACGGACTCGGGCTGGAAGTGCAGTGGCGGAGCGCCGAGAGCGTGCCCGGGCAGCACGACCTGCTGATGGTCGGGCCGGCCGGGGGCGGCTGGCACTTCGAACTCACCCGTGACGCCTCGAACCCGGTCCTGCCCTCGCCCACCGTCGAAGACCTGTTCGTGGTCTACCTCGGCGAGGCCCCCGACGAAGCGCTCGTGCAGCGCCTCGTCGAGCACGGCGGGACCCGGGTCGCCGCCCACAACCCGTACTGGGACCAGTGGGGCGTCACCATCACCGACCCGGACGGCTACCGCCTGGTGCTGTCCTCCCGCACCTGGGGCTGAGACCCGCCCGCCGCGCTGCCGTTGCCGCCGCGGCCGCCGCCCGCGGGGGCCGCGGAGCCGTCAGCCGGCTGCCCAGAACTGGGCCAGGGCCGCTTCCTTGTACGGCGCCGGCGTCACGCTCAGGTCCCCCGCGAAGGGGCGGTCCAATGCCACCACCAGCAGCAGGCTGAAGCCGATCAGCCCGGCCACCGCCGATACGAAGAGCAGCTGCATCTTCAGGCTGCGCAGCCCGAAGAGGAAGGTGAGCGGGACGATCACGAACGCGCCCCCGTACACCA is drawn from Streptomyces sp. NBC_01232 and contains these coding sequences:
- a CDS encoding VOC family protein; translation: MIDSRMHVRVARPSLDLAAAERFYVDGLGLEVQWRSAESVPGQHDLLMVGPAGGGWHFELTRDASNPVLPSPTVEDLFVVYLGEAPDEALVQRLVEHGGTRVAAHNPYWDQWGVTITDPDGYRLVLSSRTWG
- a CDS encoding acyltransferase family protein, whose amino-acid sequence is MQQPFDGRAPDETFQLRVVQQPHRYADNEWTRHEAPQPPVAEWFDDQYVEPAAVPAGQAVRTAPAPASAPAAVPAPGAAPAPARRFAAVDGLRGIAIISILLYHTSWFANGLFGVDAFFVLSGFLVTLLLVREVEHSGRIRLLRFYKRRFKRLIPGLLVVLTAVVALTYLLGTLREAKTVSQQAITSLLQYANWAQLANGSAYWEGNGTIDPLAAMWSLSVTEQFYVVWPLVLAALFLVCRRRIAAVTVLVVLLFAGSAAVAPLLFTGTNTDALYLSTHSRAVAFMAGAAAACIVHLVHRRAGQRRSAADAPGAPGAFAPSGVPTALLTATGILALVAIIALSVLVDSYHKPWLYQGGLAVVAALIALLASVLCTDRGPLVKLLSGKIITEIGQLSYSIYLLHLPIYWLLQKGQPDVKPWALLIVGGGLTWFLSLLLHYVVTERLRLRDWQPLRAVPLLAVTCLAVTAGAYYLPAVTEQGMRPDGKPLVITAGDSLANDLATALSRNGKGFAVVDGGVAGCGLMGAERVKDRQNLVVKNSDECRRSVDTWAGLLREHQPQSVVVHVGWDATLQDIEGDGVWMSPCDAGFRSRYTERLKAAVDQWREAGPDVSILLMNERTGTGATTPEWARCFNAVVGQYVARANLPQLKLVDFAGYLCPEGACRQQTPRGKRMYPKGDDVHLTRDGMAYITPWLEEELRKAAGGEAKSS
- a CDS encoding TIGR03619 family F420-dependent LLM class oxidoreductase, with the protein product MRIATTIFLTDRTISPVRLAHSLEERGFSGLYLPEHTHIPVTRDTAAPMGGELPEMYGRTLDPFVALGQAAAVTERLHLGTGITLVAQHDPIGLAKQVATLDHLSHGRFTLGIGYGWNVEEAADHGVEWRTRRDLVRDRMALMRALWSPEPTAHVGQYCSVQASTAYPKPVQAPRELGPGAPLHGPRTMIGGAAGPKLFAAIADHADGWLPIGGGGLTESLPVLRQVWETAGRDPKSLQVVPYAVQPSPGKMSHYADLGIEEVVLQLPSAPKPEVLRTLDQFAQYL
- a CDS encoding NDP-sugar synthase; its protein translation is MNEAILLVGGKGTRLQPLTLSRPKPMVSVAGVPFLAHLVARARAAGIERLVMATSYLPETFGAYFGDGSRFGLQLEYVTETEPLGTGGAIRNAARLLTGGPDSPVAVLNGDILSGTDISLLVGRHRAADADVTLHLTRVDDPRAYGLVPTDPDGRVLRFLEKPTTTADIVTDQINAGCYVFRRSVIDSIPAGRPVSVERETFPGLLAADARVLGVTDDAYWLDLGTPAALVRGSADLVLGKVASPALPGPCGEALLLEGCRVAADATVSGGSTIGAGAVVHGGAHVSGSVLLEGAVVEAGAVVRDSVIGAGAVIGAGTVLDCAVIGDRARVGSGNELTTGLRLWNDAVLAPDSVRFSPDPRSSMPARSGVRHAAAL